A window from Oreochromis aureus strain Israel breed Guangdong linkage group 16, ZZ_aureus, whole genome shotgun sequence encodes these proteins:
- the zgc:162944 gene encoding glutamine amidotransferase-like class 1 domain-containing protein 3A, mitochondrial, which translates to MLSILQHCGRNLLTARTLQAVSSSYYSAQMGKRVAVVLAGCGVYDGSEIHEASAVLVHLSRGGATVNMFAPNIDQMHVVDHLKGAPAQEKRNVLVESARLARGNIQDLSKLSVKDHDAVVFPGGFGAAKNLCTWAVQGKDCSVNDEVKAALQAFHSEGKPIGLCCISPVLAAKVIPGCEVTVGIEKDDKYPDTADTAAAINQLGCKHVSKSVGESHVDEKNKLVTTCAFMCNAPIHEIFDGIGSMVQGVLKLA; encoded by the exons ATGCTCAGCATTCTGCAGCACTGTGGTCGCAACTTACTGACAGCTAGGACCCTCCAGGCCGTGAGCAGCAGTTATTATTCAGCGCAGATGGGTAAACGCGTGGCTGTGGTGCTGGCGGGCTGCGGGGTGTATGACGGCAGCGAGATCCACGAGGCCTCCGCTGTTTTGGTCCATCTGAGCAGAGGGGGTGCGACT GTGAACATGTTTGCACCCAACATTGACCAGATGCATGTGGTAGATCACCTGAAAGGTGCGCCTGCTCAGGAAAAGAGGAATGTGCTGGTGGAGAGCGCAAGGCTGGCCCGTGGAAACATCCAGGATCTGTCTAAACTCAGCGTGAAAGACCACGATGCGGTTGTTTTCCCAG GCGGTTTTGGAGCTGCGAAGAATCTCTGCACGTGGGCAGTGCAGGGCAAGGACTGCTCTGTAAATGATGAGGTCAAGGCTGCTCTGCAGGCGTTCCACAGCGAAGGCAAACCCATCGGCCTCTGCTGCATCTCACCTGTGCTGGCTGCCAAAGTGATCCCCGGGTGCGAGGTCACCGTCGGCATCGAAAAGGATGACAA GTATCCAGACACCGCTGACACTGCAGCGGCCATCAACCAGCTGGGCTGCAAGCACGTGAGCAAGAGCGTCGGCGAGAGCCACGTGGATGAAAAGAACAAACTGGTCACCACCTGTGCCTTCATGTGCAACGCTCCGATCCACGAGATATTTGACGGAATCGGATCGATGGTGCAGGGCGTCCTGAAACTCGCCTGA
- the acod1 gene encoding cis-aconitate decarboxylase — protein sequence MLRKGITESFGAAIHALNTSQLTDGVINRSKRMMLDTLGVGLLGTRTAVFNKALKYSQLFTSQERSSVWGKSDIILPPHYAAFVNGIAVHSMDFDDTWHPATHPSGAVLPALLALAETLPSQPSGLDLLLAFNVGIEVQGRLMRFSKEAYNIPKRFHPPTVVGVMGSAAASAKLLGLSPEQCSHALAIAASSAGAPLANAATPTKPLHIGNAARRGLEAARLAQIGLKGNPAILDLDSGLGVYYKDYSPSAMADSAVRAYKWILEDQDVAFKRIPAHLGMHWVVDAALAAREKLQKAVGKFDLSQIRHVTLRVPPSKYVNCPLPATEHQARHSFQFNACTALLDNEVTVASFGDAHIGRSALKELLGKVSLETPEDNLPSFDKMYCEVEIAMHQGPSYKARCDTFYGHWRKPLTLKHLVEKFSVNASSVLCTEGVEGVIDVIGNIERVAECSILGSYLTMTSNQERLDRMRIL from the exons ATGCTTCGCAAG ggtATCACAGAGAGCTTTGGAGCTGCGATCCATGCCCTCAACACCTCACAGCTGACAGATGGTGTGATTAACAGGAGCAAAAGGATGATGCTGGACACCCTCGGTGTCGGACTATTAGGAACTAGAACAGCTGTCTTCAATAAGGCTCTGAAGTACAGTCAG TTGTTCACATCGCAGGAAAGGAGCAGCGTTTGGGGTAAATCGGACATAATCCTGCCTCCTCATTACGCTGCATTTGTTAATGGCATCGCA GTTCACTCCATGGACTTTGATGACACTTGGCACCCTGCGACTCATCCCTCGGGCGCCGTCCTACCTGCACTGCTGGCCCTGGCAGAGACACTTCCCAGCCAGCCCTCTGGTTTAGATCTCCTGCTAGCCTTCAATGTTGGCATTGAGGTTCAGGGCAGACTGATGAGGTTCTCCAAAGAAGCCTACAACATCCCTAAAAG ATTCCACCCTCCCACTGTTGTTGGAGTGATGGGCAGCGCTGCAGCCTCGGCTAAGCTCCTCGGTCTGTCCCCTGAACAGTGCAGTCATGCTCTTGCTATAGCAGCCTCCTCTGCCGGGGCGCCTTTAGCCAACGCTGCCACACCGACCAAACCTCTCCACATTGGAAACGCTGCTCGGAGAGGCCTAGAGGCCGCTCGGCTGGCCCAGATAGGACTGAAGGGAAATCCAGCCATACTGGATTTGGACAGTGGGCTTGGGGTTTACTACAAAGACTACAGTCCCTCTGCTATGGCGGATTCTGCTGTGAGAGCATATAAATGGATTCTGGAAGATCAGGACGTGGCATTCAAACGCATCCCCGCTCACCTCGGGATGCACTGGGTTGTCGATGCAGCTCTGGCAGCCCGGGAAAAGCTCCAAAAAGCAGTCGGCAAATTTGACCTCAGCCAGATCCGGCATGTCACACTTCGGGTGCCTCCATCCAAGTACGTTAACTGCCCGTTACCTGCCACAGAGCACCAAGCCAGGCACTCGTTCCAGTTCAACGCCTGCACCGCACTGCTGGATAACGAAGTGACCGTGGCGTCTTTCGGCGACGCTCATATCGGCCGGTCCGCTCTCAAGGAGCTCTTGGGCAAAGTCAGCTTGGAGACGCCGGAAGATAACCTGCCCAGTTTTGACAAGATGTACTGCGAGGTCGAGATAGCGATGCACCAGGGGCCGAGCTACAAAGCCAGATGTGACACTTTCTACGGCCACTGGAGGAAGCCGCTGACTCTGAAGCACCTGGTGGAGAAGTTCAGTGTGAATGCTTCGTCTGTGCTGTGCACAGAGGGAGTGGAGGGGGTCATTGATGTTATAGGAAACATTGAAAGGGTGGCAGAGTGCTCAATATTGGGTTCATATCTGACAATGACAAGTAATCAAGAGCGCCTTGACAGAATGAGGATTTTGTAA